In the Mya arenaria isolate MELC-2E11 chromosome 11, ASM2691426v1 genome, one interval contains:
- the LOC128208161 gene encoding P2X purinoceptor 7-like, which produces MSDSENYTTDGDESIDFSDTSSYDAENNIVPYQFEPLNRDDLIEDDINRLDLHDGDDGNRIGNTNWCRCNSCIAMHTERESVCCRDVEQTNFKLDVFNEEGHDIECITDHPGFGTVCLDRYVLETAYYQYRQQYGVPQQEDNEQQRYVAYRQFVRWCWGYLGREVRVVLPSCAVQRIRAQFPSQQYEGFQDL; this is translated from the exons ATGTCTGACAGCGAGAATTACACAACTGACGGAGATGAATCGATTGATTTTTCGGATACTAGCTCGTATGACGCTGAAAATAACATTGTTCCATATCAGTTTGAACCATTAAATAGGGATGATTTAATTGAAGACGACATTAATCGTCTAGATCTTCACGACGGAGATGATGGAAATCGAATTGGCAACACGAACTG gTGCAGATGCAATAGCTGTATTGCTATGCATACAGAGCGGGAATCGGTATGCTGCCGTGATGTTGAACAAACAAACTTCAAACTGGATGTGTTCAATGAAGAAGGCCATGACATTGAATGTATAACAGACCACCCCGGGTTTGGCACTGTTTGCCTGGACCGCTATGTGCTAGAGACTGCATACTACCAGTACAGACAGCAGTATGGAGTGCCGCAACAGGAAGATAATGA GCAACAGAGATATGTGGCATATCGCCAGTTTGTCAGATGGTGTTGGGGATATTTGGGAAGAGAGGTGCGTGTTGTACTTCCATCATGTGCAGTTCAAAGGATTAGGGCGCAGTTTCCATCACAGCAGTATGAGGGATTTCAGGACTTATAG
- the LOC128208160 gene encoding uncharacterized protein LOC128208160 isoform X1: MGRSRCCVGGCSNVPGNGISLHTFPKEEKLRKQWIRSIQMTGSECSRAGWQGPSKNGSANAQLVCSEHFELTMFTMTTRTKWSLGLAYRTALIDEAIPTLFGDKVRKSNLDQVQARPVVRKREVRRILSDYNQKGQVDKSTAVTYTDAVPDLSPVNLGDMTANPPSTEFPVDAVELDMDMELDNSKRTVMQSAEIPPPVDQSSTVASALNLQQDLETHSTDAKIQSKKSCDDSLKRNMGKLKHTEMRSMNTSNKKASCACPKCCVTTAVRGTQVNRRPPPIKRKTKGTETVMEHHITYSTSSTQYCDSDIADEKSLTPACSEVPPAPHLLAFPLPAPVLASTPARKKGRVVVESTLNKSFMSTSSWGYTDDEAIDPDYETEASVYSDSEDDNPRQADVHKQRKFLVFEDNLLELFNRCEMCHLPTKGKVCNVQGSAMAIKQVCECGHTRRWESQPKVRGVPAGNILLSAGILFSGCSPSKVLRIFEFINVLSISLSTFFSHQRTVLWPAIERVWTKCNDQLISVLLDREEELVVAGDGRSDSPGHSAKFGVYSMIDMHTGRVVAIELVQSNEVKSSYHMELEGLKRATDSLRRCGLSLAEIITDRHLQIQKWIRENLPGTVHSFDVWHIGKAVKKKLLALSKEKDCNIVCKWMKSITNHLYWSAASSQGEEGSMIAAKWTSVVNHVQDIHTGHGDLYQQCTHGPLEPREWLKKGSKAAAKMEDILLNKRLCKDIKKLSTGFQTSTLESFHSVINHFAPKMTAYSFHGQMCRQYLAALHFNENVQRGKKISKNGKFNLKIVFPKYKDDFSVKFVNDEMTFGYVKELLDMCIEICGEKNKLSTPAPPPLTSGKRKPTKVEVTRCLGKNKRLKY; the protein is encoded by the exons ATGGGACGGTCTCGGTGTTGTGTTGGGGGATGTAGCAATGTGCCAGGAAATGGAATTAGTCTGCACACATTTCCCAAAGAAGAGAAACTCCGGAAACAATGGATTCGTTCAATTCAGATGACTGGGTCTGAGTGTTCAAGGGCCGGATGGCAAGGTCCCTCGAAAAACGGTTCCGCAAATGCACAGCTTGTGTGTTCTGAGCATTTTGAGTTGACAATGTTCACGATGACTACCAGAACTAAATGGAGTCTCGGTCTAGCCTATAGAACTGCTTTAATAGACGAAGCTATCCCCACATTATTTGGCGACAAAGTTAGGAAAAGCAACCTTGACCAAGTCCAAGCAAGACCGGTAGTGCGCAAACGAGAAGTGAGGAGG ATACTGAGTGACTACAACCAGAAAGGCCAAGTTGATAAATCAACTGCTGTAACGTATACAGATGCTGTTCCAGATTTATCTCCTGTTAATcta GGTGACATGACCGCCAACCCTCCATCCACTGAGTTTCCAGTTGACGCAGTTGAATTAGACATGGACATGGAGTTGGACAACAGTAAAAGAACTGTCATGCAg aGCGCTGAAATACCACCTCCCGTTGACCAGTCTTCAACAGTAGCCTCAGCCCTTAACCTTCAACAAGACCTAGAAACTCACAGTACTGATGCTAAGATCCAGTCAAAG AAATCTTGTGATGATTCCCTGAAAAGGAACATGGGTAAACTCAAACATACAGAGATGAGATCAATGAATACCAGCAATAAGAAG gCCTCATGTGCATGTCCAAAGTGTTGTGTAACAACTGCTGTCCGGGGTACCCAAGTGAATCGCAGGCCACCGCCAATTAAGCGAAAAACTAAAG GGACAGAGACTGTGATGGAACACCACATCACATACTCCACCTCAAGTACCCAGTACTGTGACAGTGACATTGCTGATGAAAAGAGCCTGACACCTGCCTGTTCTGAGGTCCCTCCTGCTCCACACCTTCTGGCTTTTCCATTACCAGCCCCAGTCCTCGCCTCAACTCCTGCACGGAAGAAGGGCAGGGTTGTTGTTGAATCAACACTCAACAAATCCTTCATGTCCACATCATCCTGGGGATATACTGATGATGAAGCCATAGATCCGGACTATGAAACAGAAGCCTCAGTGTACAGTGACTCAGAAGATGATAACCCAAGGCA GGCAGATGTACATAAGCAGAGGaagtttcttgtttttgaagacaATCTTTTAGAACTGTTCAACAGATGTGAAATGTGCCATCTCCCTACCAAAGGCAAAGTCTGCAATGTCCAGGGATCAgctatggccatcaaacaagTTTGTGAATGTGGACACACCAGGCGATGGGAGTCACAGCCCAAAGTTAGAGGTGTTCCTGCTGGGAACATTCTTCTTAGTGCTGGCATTTTGTTCTCAGGATGTTCACCTTCGAAAGTGCTGCGAATTTTTGAGTTTATTAATGTATTAAGTATTAGTCTTTCAACTTTCTTTAGTCATCAAAGAACTGTATTGTGGCCAGCAATTGAGAGAGTGTGGACAAAGTGTAATGACCAACTGATAAGTGTCCTTCTAGACCGCGAAGAAGAGCTTGTGGTTGCTGGAGATGGACGTTCTGACAGCCCGGGACACTCTGCAAAGTTTGGTGTATACTCCATGATTGATATGCACACCGGGAGAGTAGTAGCCATTGAACTTGTGCAg TCCAATGAAGTGAAGTCAAGCTACCATATGGAGTTGGAGGGCCTTAAGAGAGCAACTGACAGTTTACGCAGATGTGGCCTGTCCCTTGCAGAAATCATTACAGACAGGCATCTGCAAATACAAAAGTGGATTAGAGAGAATTTACCTGGGACTGTCCATTCCTTTGATGTGTGGCATATTGGAAAAG CTGTGAAAAAGAAGCTCCTTGCACTGTCCAAGGAAAAAGACTGCAACATAGTCTGCAAGTGGATGAAGAGTATCACCAATCACCTTTATTGGTCAGCCGCATCATCCCAGGGAGAGGAGGGCTCCATGATTGCAGCAAAGTGGACATCAGTGGTCAACCATGTTCAAGACATTCACACTGGACATGGTGACCTCTACCAGCAGTGCACCCATGGTCCCCTTGAACCCCGAGAATGGTTAAAAAAGGGCTCAAAGGCAGCTGCCAAAATGGAAGACATTCTGCTAAACAAGAGACTGTGCAAGGACATCAAAAAGCTGTCCACAGGATTTCAAACGTCAACACTGGAATCATTTCACAGTGTAATCAATCACTTTGCACCAAAAATGACAGCATATTCCTTCCACGGACAAATGTGTCGCCAATACTTGGCGGCCctacatttcaatgaaaatgtgcaaagaggtaaaaaaatatcaaaaaatggAAAGTTCAACCTGAAGATagtatttccaaaatataaggATGACTTTTCAGTCAAGTTTGTGAATGATGAAATGACCTTTGGTTATGTAAAGGAACTTCTTGACATGTGTATAGAAATATGtggtgaaaaaaacaaactgtcaaCCCCAGCCCCACCTCCCCTCACATCAGGGAAAAGAAAGCCAACCAAGGTTGAGGTAACAAGGTGTTTAGGAAAAAACAAAAGGTTGAAATATTAG
- the LOC128208160 gene encoding uncharacterized protein LOC128208160 isoform X2, translating to MTANPPSTEFPVDAVELDMDMELDNSKRTVMQSAEIPPPVDQSSTVASALNLQQDLETHSTDAKIQSKKSCDDSLKRNMGKLKHTEMRSMNTSNKKASCACPKCCVTTAVRGTQVNRRPPPIKRKTKGTETVMEHHITYSTSSTQYCDSDIADEKSLTPACSEVPPAPHLLAFPLPAPVLASTPARKKGRVVVESTLNKSFMSTSSWGYTDDEAIDPDYETEASVYSDSEDDNPRQADVHKQRKFLVFEDNLLELFNRCEMCHLPTKGKVCNVQGSAMAIKQVCECGHTRRWESQPKVRGVPAGNILLSAGILFSGCSPSKVLRIFEFINVLSISLSTFFSHQRTVLWPAIERVWTKCNDQLISVLLDREEELVVAGDGRSDSPGHSAKFGVYSMIDMHTGRVVAIELVQSNEVKSSYHMELEGLKRATDSLRRCGLSLAEIITDRHLQIQKWIRENLPGTVHSFDVWHIGKAVKKKLLALSKEKDCNIVCKWMKSITNHLYWSAASSQGEEGSMIAAKWTSVVNHVQDIHTGHGDLYQQCTHGPLEPREWLKKGSKAAAKMEDILLNKRLCKDIKKLSTGFQTSTLESFHSVINHFAPKMTAYSFHGQMCRQYLAALHFNENVQRGKKISKNGKFNLKIVFPKYKDDFSVKFVNDEMTFGYVKELLDMCIEICGEKNKLSTPAPPPLTSGKRKPTKVEVTRCLGKNKRLKY from the exons ATGACCGCCAACCCTCCATCCACTGAGTTTCCAGTTGACGCAGTTGAATTAGACATGGACATGGAGTTGGACAACAGTAAAAGAACTGTCATGCAg aGCGCTGAAATACCACCTCCCGTTGACCAGTCTTCAACAGTAGCCTCAGCCCTTAACCTTCAACAAGACCTAGAAACTCACAGTACTGATGCTAAGATCCAGTCAAAG AAATCTTGTGATGATTCCCTGAAAAGGAACATGGGTAAACTCAAACATACAGAGATGAGATCAATGAATACCAGCAATAAGAAG gCCTCATGTGCATGTCCAAAGTGTTGTGTAACAACTGCTGTCCGGGGTACCCAAGTGAATCGCAGGCCACCGCCAATTAAGCGAAAAACTAAAG GGACAGAGACTGTGATGGAACACCACATCACATACTCCACCTCAAGTACCCAGTACTGTGACAGTGACATTGCTGATGAAAAGAGCCTGACACCTGCCTGTTCTGAGGTCCCTCCTGCTCCACACCTTCTGGCTTTTCCATTACCAGCCCCAGTCCTCGCCTCAACTCCTGCACGGAAGAAGGGCAGGGTTGTTGTTGAATCAACACTCAACAAATCCTTCATGTCCACATCATCCTGGGGATATACTGATGATGAAGCCATAGATCCGGACTATGAAACAGAAGCCTCAGTGTACAGTGACTCAGAAGATGATAACCCAAGGCA GGCAGATGTACATAAGCAGAGGaagtttcttgtttttgaagacaATCTTTTAGAACTGTTCAACAGATGTGAAATGTGCCATCTCCCTACCAAAGGCAAAGTCTGCAATGTCCAGGGATCAgctatggccatcaaacaagTTTGTGAATGTGGACACACCAGGCGATGGGAGTCACAGCCCAAAGTTAGAGGTGTTCCTGCTGGGAACATTCTTCTTAGTGCTGGCATTTTGTTCTCAGGATGTTCACCTTCGAAAGTGCTGCGAATTTTTGAGTTTATTAATGTATTAAGTATTAGTCTTTCAACTTTCTTTAGTCATCAAAGAACTGTATTGTGGCCAGCAATTGAGAGAGTGTGGACAAAGTGTAATGACCAACTGATAAGTGTCCTTCTAGACCGCGAAGAAGAGCTTGTGGTTGCTGGAGATGGACGTTCTGACAGCCCGGGACACTCTGCAAAGTTTGGTGTATACTCCATGATTGATATGCACACCGGGAGAGTAGTAGCCATTGAACTTGTGCAg TCCAATGAAGTGAAGTCAAGCTACCATATGGAGTTGGAGGGCCTTAAGAGAGCAACTGACAGTTTACGCAGATGTGGCCTGTCCCTTGCAGAAATCATTACAGACAGGCATCTGCAAATACAAAAGTGGATTAGAGAGAATTTACCTGGGACTGTCCATTCCTTTGATGTGTGGCATATTGGAAAAG CTGTGAAAAAGAAGCTCCTTGCACTGTCCAAGGAAAAAGACTGCAACATAGTCTGCAAGTGGATGAAGAGTATCACCAATCACCTTTATTGGTCAGCCGCATCATCCCAGGGAGAGGAGGGCTCCATGATTGCAGCAAAGTGGACATCAGTGGTCAACCATGTTCAAGACATTCACACTGGACATGGTGACCTCTACCAGCAGTGCACCCATGGTCCCCTTGAACCCCGAGAATGGTTAAAAAAGGGCTCAAAGGCAGCTGCCAAAATGGAAGACATTCTGCTAAACAAGAGACTGTGCAAGGACATCAAAAAGCTGTCCACAGGATTTCAAACGTCAACACTGGAATCATTTCACAGTGTAATCAATCACTTTGCACCAAAAATGACAGCATATTCCTTCCACGGACAAATGTGTCGCCAATACTTGGCGGCCctacatttcaatgaaaatgtgcaaagaggtaaaaaaatatcaaaaaatggAAAGTTCAACCTGAAGATagtatttccaaaatataaggATGACTTTTCAGTCAAGTTTGTGAATGATGAAATGACCTTTGGTTATGTAAAGGAACTTCTTGACATGTGTATAGAAATATGtggtgaaaaaaacaaactgtcaaCCCCAGCCCCACCTCCCCTCACATCAGGGAAAAGAAAGCCAACCAAGGTTGAGGTAACAAGGTGTTTAGGAAAAAACAAAAGGTTGAAATATTAG